From the Streptomyces nigrescens genome, one window contains:
- the scy gene encoding polarized growth protein Scy encodes MRGNDRYEADDHLSQFEAEMERLKTERDKAVQHADDLGYQVEVLRAKLHEARRNLATRPAYDNVSHQAEQLLRNAQIQADQLRTDAERELREARAQTQRLLQEQAERQSRLEAELHAEAVSRRQRLDEELNERRQTVESHVNENVAWAEQLRARTESQARRLMEESRREAEQALAAARAEAQRLAERARERLGTEAEEARAEAESILRRARTDAERLLNAASSQAQEATDQAEQLRTSVGTESEEARRQAAELTRTAEARVQEADKALREARAEAEKLVDEAQQSATKRLTAAESDNEQRTRTAKAEIARLVGEATKEAEALKAEAEQLRSDARAEADRLVAEAQESARSKAAEDSAAQLAKAARSAEEVLTKASEDAKATTKAAAEEAERLRKEAESEADRLREEAHDTVAQLKGAAKDDTKEYRAKTVELQEEARRLRGEAEQLRADAVAEGERIRGEARREAVQQIEEAAGTAEELLAKAKSDAEETRSGAVAESERVRTEAIERASALRRQAEEALERSRSEAEELLTEGAQAAEMVTTEAEESAARLRAEAEQAAEERRAEAQDELDRLHSEAEEKVTAAERSLRDARAEAERLRRETQEEAARLKAESAERRRTLQQQAEEEAERLRTEAAEDASSARSEAESVAVRLRTEASAEAERLKAEAQETADRVRAEAATAAERTGAEAAQALAAAQEEAARRRREAEQLLGEAREEAHQERTAAREQSEELLASARTRVGEAQEEAQRLVEDADRRAGELVAAAEQTAQQVRDSVAGLHEQAGEEIAGLRSAAEHAAERTKAEAQDEADRIRRDAYEERERASEDAARARAEAQEATEAAKSLAERAVSEAIEEADGLRAEAAGVVDEARREADAARTEAAEQADRLVSEATDRAEKLVADATAKAQQLRTDASDALAAGEQDAARARAEARDDANRMRSDAAEQADRLITEARAEAERIVTEATELTSSAQDDADRTVQEAQQAAERLRADGEQQAQRLVAEATETAERLRAEAAEALEEARRDADRTGDEARKAANKTRSDAAEQADELMSEAATEAERLRTEAAETTADAERDADRTRADAREQADRMLATATAEADRLRTEAAETVTAAQEHANRTRNDSAKLKEDAEAAAEQTRNEAQQEADRLLDEARKEAAKRRGDAAEQADQLVAKAQEEALKAATAAEEQADTMVGVARKEAERLVSEATTDGNARVEKARTDANTMLEEARRDATGIRDRAEELRQRIESEVEELHERARRESAETMKNAGERVDKLIAQATAQQVEAEEKADRMVADANSEASKVRISAVKKAEGLIKEAENKKAEAVRDAERMRTEAEAEATRIVDEGKRELEVLVRRREDINAEISRVQDVLEALESFEAPGGGGEGKGAGVKAAAGAGATRSSGKQSEG; translated from the coding sequence GTGCGGGGCAACGACCGCTACGAGGCTGACGACCACCTCTCGCAGTTCGAGGCCGAGATGGAGCGGCTGAAGACGGAGCGGGACAAGGCCGTTCAGCACGCCGACGACCTCGGCTATCAGGTCGAGGTGCTGCGCGCCAAGCTCCATGAGGCGCGCCGCAACCTCGCGACCCGTCCTGCCTACGACAACGTCAGTCATCAGGCCGAACAGCTGCTGCGCAATGCGCAGATCCAGGCGGACCAGCTGCGTACCGATGCCGAGCGTGAGCTGCGCGAGGCACGGGCACAGACCCAGCGGCTGCTGCAGGAGCAGGCCGAGCGGCAGTCCCGGCTGGAGGCCGAGCTGCACGCCGAGGCGGTCAGCCGCCGGCAGCGGCTCGACGAGGAGCTCAACGAGCGCCGGCAGACCGTCGAATCGCATGTCAACGAGAACGTCGCCTGGGCCGAACAGCTGCGTGCCCGTACGGAGTCGCAGGCCCGCCGGCTCATGGAGGAGTCCCGCCGGGAGGCCGAGCAGGCGCTGGCGGCCGCGCGGGCCGAGGCACAGCGGCTGGCCGAACGCGCCCGTGAGCGGCTCGGCACCGAGGCCGAGGAGGCCCGCGCCGAAGCGGAAAGCATCCTGCGCCGGGCGCGTACGGACGCCGAGCGGCTGCTGAACGCCGCCTCCAGCCAGGCCCAGGAGGCCACCGACCAGGCCGAGCAGCTGCGTACCAGCGTCGGCACCGAGTCGGAGGAGGCCCGCCGGCAGGCCGCGGAGCTGACCCGCACCGCCGAGGCCCGCGTCCAGGAGGCGGACAAGGCGCTGCGCGAGGCGCGCGCCGAGGCGGAGAAGCTGGTCGACGAGGCGCAGCAGAGCGCCACCAAGCGGCTGACGGCGGCCGAATCGGACAATGAGCAGCGCACCCGTACGGCCAAGGCGGAGATCGCCCGGCTGGTCGGTGAGGCCACCAAGGAGGCCGAGGCGCTCAAGGCCGAGGCCGAGCAACTGCGGTCGGACGCCCGCGCGGAGGCCGACCGGCTGGTCGCCGAGGCGCAGGAGTCCGCCCGGTCCAAGGCGGCGGAGGACTCCGCGGCACAGCTGGCGAAGGCCGCGCGCTCCGCCGAGGAGGTGCTGACCAAGGCGTCGGAGGACGCCAAGGCCACCACCAAGGCCGCCGCCGAGGAAGCCGAACGGCTGCGCAAGGAGGCCGAGTCCGAGGCGGACCGGCTGCGCGAAGAGGCCCACGACACCGTGGCGCAGCTCAAGGGCGCCGCGAAGGACGACACCAAGGAGTACCGCGCCAAGACCGTCGAACTCCAGGAGGAGGCACGGCGGCTGCGCGGTGAGGCGGAGCAGCTGCGCGCGGACGCGGTCGCCGAGGGCGAGCGGATCCGCGGTGAGGCCCGCCGGGAGGCGGTCCAGCAGATCGAGGAGGCGGCCGGGACCGCCGAGGAGCTGCTGGCGAAGGCCAAGTCGGACGCCGAGGAGACCCGTTCGGGTGCCGTCGCGGAGAGCGAGCGGGTGCGGACGGAGGCCATCGAGCGTGCCTCGGCACTGCGCCGGCAGGCCGAGGAGGCGCTGGAGCGGTCCCGTTCGGAGGCCGAGGAGCTGCTCACCGAGGGCGCCCAGGCCGCGGAGATGGTGACCACCGAGGCGGAGGAGTCCGCCGCACGGCTGCGCGCGGAGGCCGAGCAGGCCGCCGAGGAGCGGCGCGCCGAGGCGCAGGACGAGCTGGACCGGCTGCACAGCGAGGCCGAGGAGAAGGTCACCGCCGCCGAGCGGTCGCTGCGCGACGCCCGCGCGGAGGCCGAGCGGCTGCGCCGGGAGACGCAGGAGGAGGCGGCCCGCCTCAAGGCGGAGTCGGCGGAGCGGCGCCGGACGCTGCAGCAGCAGGCCGAGGAGGAGGCCGAGCGGCTGCGCACGGAGGCCGCCGAGGACGCGTCGTCGGCGCGTTCCGAGGCCGAGTCGGTGGCCGTACGGCTGCGCACCGAGGCGTCGGCCGAGGCGGAGCGGCTGAAGGCGGAGGCGCAGGAGACCGCGGACCGGGTCCGGGCCGAGGCGGCCACGGCCGCCGAGCGCACGGGTGCGGAGGCGGCGCAGGCGCTGGCCGCGGCCCAGGAGGAGGCCGCGCGGCGGCGCCGGGAGGCCGAGCAGCTGCTGGGCGAGGCCCGCGAGGAGGCCCACCAGGAGCGCACCGCGGCGCGCGAGCAGAGCGAGGAGCTGCTGGCGTCGGCCCGTACGCGGGTGGGCGAGGCGCAGGAGGAGGCCCAGCGGCTGGTCGAGGACGCGGACCGGCGGGCGGGCGAGCTGGTGGCGGCGGCCGAGCAGACCGCGCAGCAGGTGCGGGACTCGGTCGCGGGGCTGCACGAGCAGGCCGGTGAGGAGATCGCCGGGCTGCGTTCGGCGGCCGAGCACGCCGCGGAGCGCACCAAGGCCGAGGCACAGGACGAGGCGGACCGGATCCGCAGGGACGCCTACGAGGAGCGGGAGCGCGCCTCGGAGGACGCGGCGCGGGCCCGTGCGGAGGCGCAGGAGGCGACGGAGGCCGCGAAGTCCCTTGCCGAGCGGGCGGTTTCCGAGGCCATCGAGGAGGCCGACGGGCTGCGCGCCGAGGCGGCCGGGGTGGTGGACGAGGCGCGCCGGGAGGCCGACGCGGCGCGGACCGAGGCCGCCGAGCAGGCCGACCGGCTGGTGTCGGAGGCGACCGACCGGGCCGAGAAGCTGGTGGCGGACGCCACGGCGAAGGCACAGCAGCTGCGTACCGACGCCTCGGACGCGCTGGCGGCCGGCGAGCAGGACGCGGCGCGGGCCCGTGCGGAGGCGCGGGACGACGCGAACCGGATGCGCTCGGACGCCGCGGAGCAGGCGGACCGGCTGATCACCGAGGCGCGTGCGGAGGCCGAACGGATTGTCACCGAGGCCACCGAGCTGACGTCTTCGGCGCAGGACGACGCGGACCGTACGGTCCAGGAGGCCCAGCAGGCCGCCGAGCGGCTGCGGGCCGACGGCGAGCAGCAGGCGCAGCGCCTGGTGGCGGAGGCCACCGAGACGGCGGAGCGGCTGCGGGCCGAGGCGGCCGAGGCGCTGGAGGAGGCCCGCAGGGACGCGGACCGCACCGGCGACGAGGCGCGCAAGGCGGCCAACAAGACGCGCTCGGACGCCGCGGAGCAGGCCGACGAGCTGATGTCGGAGGCCGCGACCGAGGCCGAGCGGCTGCGCACGGAGGCGGCGGAGACGACCGCGGACGCCGAGCGGGACGCGGACCGTACCCGGGCCGATGCCCGTGAGCAGGCCGACCGGATGCTGGCGACGGCCACCGCGGAGGCGGACCGGCTGCGGACGGAGGCGGCCGAGACGGTCACCGCCGCGCAGGAGCACGCCAACCGCACCCGTAACGACTCCGCGAAGCTCAAGGAGGACGCCGAGGCGGCGGCCGAGCAGACCCGGAACGAGGCCCAGCAGGAGGCGGACCGGCTGCTCGACGAGGCACGCAAGGAGGCCGCCAAGCGCCGCGGGGACGCGGCCGAGCAGGCGGACCAGCTCGTCGCCAAGGCCCAGGAGGAGGCGCTCAAGGCGGCCACCGCCGCCGAGGAGCAGGCCGACACCATGGTCGGGGTGGCCCGCAAGGAGGCCGAGCGGCTGGTCTCGGAGGCCACCACCGACGGCAATGCCCGGGTGGAGAAGGCCCGTACGGACGCGAACACGATGCTGGAGGAGGCCCGCCGCGACGCCACCGGTATCCGGGACCGCGCCGAGGAGCTGCGGCAGCGGATCGAGTCCGAGGTCGAGGAGCTGCACGAGCGGGCCCGCCGGGAGTCGGCGGAGACGATGAAGAACGCCGGCGAGCGGGTCGACAAGCTCATCGCGCAGGCCACCGCCCAGCAGGTGGAGGCCGAGGAGAAGGCCGACCGGATGGTGGCCGACGCGAACAGCGAGGCGAGCAAGGTCCGGATCTCGGCGGTGAAGAAGGCCGAGGGCCTGATCAAGGAGGCCGAGAACAAGAAGGCCGAGGCGGTGCGCGACGCGGAGCGGATGCGCACCGAGGCCGAGGCGGAGGCCACCCGGATCGTGGACGAGGGCAAGCGGGAGCTGGAGGTGCTGGTGCGCCGCCGGGAGGACATCAACGCCGAAATCTCCCGCGTTCAGGACGTTCTGGAAGCCCTGGAATCGTTCGAGGCACCCGGCGGGGGCGGGGAAGGAAAGGGCGCTGGTGTGAAGGCGGCCGCGGGGGCGGGCGCAACTCGTTCGAGTGGCAAGCAGTCTGAGGGGTAG
- a CDS encoding cellulose-binding protein has product MSDTSSPFGFELVRRGYDRGQVDDRITKLVADRDSALARITSLEKRIEELHLETQNAQAQVNDAEPSYAGLGARVEKILRLAEEEAKDLREEARRAAEQHRELAESAAQQVRNDAESFAAERKAKAEDEGARIVEKAKGEASTLRAEAQKDAQSKREEADSLFEETRAKAAQAAADFETNLAKRREQSERDLASRQAKAEKRLAEIEHRAEQLRLEAEKLRTDAERRARQTVETAQRQAEDIVADANAKADRIRSESERELAALTNRRDSINAQLTNVREMLATLTGAAVAAAGAPGEDETVSRGVPAQQSR; this is encoded by the coding sequence ATGAGCGACACTTCCTCCCCCTTCGGCTTCGAGCTCGTGCGGCGTGGGTACGACCGCGGTCAGGTGGACGACCGCATTACGAAGCTCGTCGCCGACCGCGACAGCGCGCTGGCCCGCATCACGTCGCTGGAAAAGCGGATCGAGGAGCTGCACCTCGAAACGCAGAACGCCCAGGCGCAGGTCAATGACGCCGAACCGTCCTACGCGGGCCTCGGTGCACGCGTGGAGAAGATCCTCCGGCTCGCCGAAGAGGAGGCGAAGGATCTGCGCGAGGAGGCCCGGCGGGCCGCCGAGCAGCACCGGGAGCTGGCCGAGTCGGCCGCCCAGCAGGTCCGTAACGACGCCGAGTCGTTCGCCGCCGAGCGCAAGGCGAAGGCGGAGGACGAGGGCGCCCGGATCGTCGAGAAGGCCAAGGGCGAGGCGTCCACGCTGCGCGCCGAGGCGCAGAAGGACGCGCAGTCCAAGCGCGAGGAGGCGGACTCCCTCTTCGAGGAGACCCGCGCCAAGGCCGCGCAGGCCGCCGCGGACTTCGAGACCAACCTCGCCAAGCGCCGTGAGCAGTCCGAGCGCGACCTGGCCTCGCGTCAGGCCAAGGCCGAGAAGCGGCTCGCGGAGATCGAGCACCGCGCCGAGCAGCTCCGCCTGGAGGCCGAGAAGCTGCGTACGGACGCGGAGCGCCGGGCCCGCCAGACGGTGGAGACCGCGCAGCGCCAGGCCGAGGACATCGTGGCGGACGCGAACGCCAAGGCGGACCGGATCCGCAGCGAATCCGAGCGTGAGCTGGCGGCGCTGACGAACCGCCGCGACTCGATCAACGCTCAGCTGACCAACGTCCGCGAGATGCTGGCGACGCTGACCGGTGCGGCGGTGGCCGCGGCCGGTGCCCCCGGTGAGGACGAGACGGTCTCCCGCGGCGTCCCCGCCCAGCAGAGCCGCTGA
- a CDS encoding ABC transporter ATP-binding protein gives MIELEGLTKHYGDKVAVDHLTFTVRPGIVTGFLGPNGAGKSTTMRMMLDLDNPTAGTVRIDGKHYRQLKDPLTYIGALLEAKAVHGGRSAANHLLCLAQSNGIPRRRVAEVLDTVGLSAVAKKRSKGFSLGMSQRLGIAAALLGDPQVLLFDEPVNGLDPEGIHWIRNLMKNLAGQGRTVFVSSHLMSEMALTAEHLIVIGQGRLMADTSMKDFIHQNSRSYVRMRSPQQEKLLDLLHDEGIDAVAVGNGSLEIDGVPADRLGELAARHQLVLHELSPQQASLEDAFMQLTAESVEYHAHDGEPVPDRPAARPAGEPQPAGARPGKPQPTGWGADWQKKRS, from the coding sequence ATGATCGAGCTCGAGGGGCTGACCAAGCATTACGGCGACAAGGTCGCCGTGGACCACCTCACGTTCACGGTGCGGCCCGGTATCGTCACCGGCTTCCTCGGCCCGAACGGCGCGGGCAAGTCGACGACCATGCGGATGATGCTCGACCTGGACAACCCGACGGCGGGGACGGTCCGGATCGACGGCAAGCACTACCGGCAGCTGAAGGATCCGCTCACCTATATCGGGGCGCTGCTGGAGGCGAAGGCGGTGCACGGCGGCCGGAGCGCCGCCAACCATCTGCTGTGTCTGGCACAGAGCAACGGCATTCCCCGCAGACGGGTCGCCGAGGTGCTGGACACCGTCGGGCTGAGCGCGGTCGCCAAGAAGCGCTCGAAGGGCTTCTCACTCGGTATGAGCCAGCGGCTCGGTATCGCCGCGGCGCTGCTCGGCGACCCCCAGGTGCTGCTCTTCGACGAGCCGGTCAACGGGCTCGACCCTGAAGGCATCCACTGGATCCGCAATCTGATGAAGAACCTCGCCGGCCAGGGCCGTACGGTCTTCGTCTCCTCGCATCTGATGAGCGAGATGGCGCTGACCGCCGAGCATCTGATCGTGATCGGGCAGGGCCGGCTGATGGCCGACACCTCGATGAAGGACTTCATCCACCAGAACTCGCGGTCGTACGTCCGGATGCGGTCCCCGCAGCAGGAGAAGCTGCTGGATCTGCTGCACGACGAGGGCATCGACGCGGTGGCCGTCGGCAACGGGTCGCTGGAGATCGACGGGGTCCCCGCCGACCGGCTGGGCGAACTGGCCGCCCGGCATCAGCTGGTACTGCATGAGCTCAGCCCTCAGCAGGCCTCCCTGGAGGACGCGTTCATGCAGCTGACGGCCGAGTCGGTGGAGTATCACGCGCACGACGGCGAACCGGTGCCGGACCGGCCCGCCGCACGGCCCGCGGGAGAACCGCAGCCGGCCGGGGCACGGCCGGGCAAGCCGCAGCCGACCGGCTGGGGCGCGGACTGGCAGAAGAAGAGGAGCTGA
- a CDS encoding ABC transporter permease subunit, producing MGALGQVIRSEWTKIRSVRSTVWTLGIAVVVTIGLGVLICTLATNDFSSMPARDRLAFDATNISFAGMGLGQLAMIVFGVLVVSNEYSTGMIRASLAAVPQRGTFLFCKLLVATALVFVVGLATSFVTFFAGQAVLGDLRAHLGDPGVLRAVIGGGLYMTLIALFSMAVATMLRSPMLSLGILMPFFFLISNILGNVSATRKIGRYLPDQAGSKIMQVIPRANDEVPYGPWGGLGIMIAWTVVALVCGFVLLKKRDA from the coding sequence ATGGGGGCGCTGGGGCAGGTCATTCGGTCGGAGTGGACCAAGATCAGGTCGGTGCGGTCCACGGTGTGGACGCTGGGCATCGCCGTGGTGGTCACCATCGGGCTGGGCGTGCTGATCTGCACCCTGGCCACCAACGACTTCAGCTCGATGCCGGCCCGGGACCGGCTGGCGTTCGACGCCACCAACATCAGCTTCGCCGGGATGGGCCTGGGCCAGCTGGCGATGATCGTCTTCGGGGTGCTGGTGGTCTCGAACGAGTACAGCACCGGCATGATCCGCGCCTCGCTGGCCGCCGTACCGCAGCGCGGCACCTTCCTGTTCTGCAAGCTGCTGGTGGCCACCGCGCTGGTCTTCGTCGTCGGACTCGCCACCAGCTTCGTGACGTTCTTCGCCGGCCAGGCGGTGCTCGGTGACCTCCGGGCGCACCTCGGCGATCCGGGCGTGCTGCGCGCGGTGATCGGCGGCGGGCTCTACATGACGCTGATCGCGCTGTTCTCGATGGCGGTGGCCACGATGCTGCGCAGCCCGATGCTCTCGCTGGGCATCCTGATGCCGTTCTTCTTCCTGATCTCGAACATTCTCGGAAATGTCTCGGCGACCCGGAAAATCGGCCGCTATCTGCCGGACCAGGCGGGCTCGAAAATCATGCAGGTGATCCCCCGGGCCAACGACGAGGTGCCGTACGGCCCGTGGGGCGGGCTCGGCATCATGATCGCCTGGACGGTGGTCGCGCTGGTCTGCGGGTTCGTGTTGTTGAAGAAGCGCGACGCGTAG
- a CDS encoding ABC transporter ATP-binding protein, producing the protein MIEAVGLTKRYGAKTAVYNLSFQVRPGTVTGFLGPNGSGKSTTMRMILGLDAPTSGRATIAGRPFRSLPNAPRQVGALLDAKAVHGGRSARQHLLSLAQVSGIPARRVDEVLGVVGLQDVAGRRSNGFSLGMGQRLGIAAALLGDPQVLLFDEPVNGLDPEGILWVRNLMKQLASEGRTVFVSSHLMSEMALTAEHLIVIGRGQLLADMSVKDFISANSADFARVRTPDTEPEQREKLTAAIGEAGGQTAPEPDGALRVTGLPLPRISELAHEADVRLWELSPHQASLEEAYMQMTQGAVDYRSTADARAGLQEAPAGYAPQGGAPQGFAGGPGYPGGQPGLPGQVPAGVPGQGQPNPYAQQAPGYPPPAQGHPYGGPEPYGAPHPYGQQPAAPMPPAAPAAPAAQPTPHHEDAR; encoded by the coding sequence ATGATCGAGGCAGTCGGCCTGACGAAGCGCTACGGCGCCAAGACGGCCGTGTACAACCTGTCGTTCCAGGTACGGCCGGGCACGGTGACCGGCTTCCTGGGGCCCAACGGCTCCGGCAAGTCCACGACGATGCGCATGATCCTGGGCCTGGACGCACCGACCTCGGGGCGTGCCACCATCGCTGGCCGTCCCTTCCGCAGCCTCCCCAACGCTCCCCGCCAGGTGGGCGCACTGCTCGACGCCAAGGCCGTGCACGGCGGGCGCAGTGCGCGTCAGCATCTGCTCTCGCTCGCCCAGGTGTCCGGCATCCCGGCCCGCCGGGTCGACGAGGTGCTCGGCGTGGTCGGTCTGCAAGACGTCGCGGGGCGGCGCAGCAACGGCTTCTCGCTCGGGATGGGCCAGCGGCTCGGTATCGCCGCGGCGCTGCTCGGCGACCCCCAGGTGCTGCTCTTCGACGAGCCGGTCAACGGACTCGACCCCGAAGGCATCCTGTGGGTGCGCAATCTGATGAAGCAGCTGGCGAGCGAGGGCCGTACGGTCTTCGTCTCCTCGCATCTGATGAGCGAAATGGCGCTGACCGCCGAGCACTTGATCGTGATCGGCCGGGGGCAGCTGCTGGCGGATATGTCCGTGAAGGACTTCATCTCGGCCAACTCCGCCGATTTCGCCCGGGTCCGCACCCCGGACACCGAGCCGGAGCAGCGCGAGAAGCTGACCGCCGCGATCGGTGAGGCCGGCGGGCAGACCGCGCCCGAACCGGACGGTGCGCTGCGGGTGACCGGGCTGCCGCTCCCCCGCATCAGCGAGCTCGCGCATGAGGCCGACGTCCGGCTGTGGGAGCTGTCGCCGCACCAGGCCTCCCTGGAAGAGGCGTACATGCAGATGACGCAGGGCGCCGTGGACTACCGCTCGACGGCGGACGCGCGGGCCGGCCTCCAGGAGGCCCCCGCCGGGTACGCCCCGCAGGGTGGCGCACCGCAGGGGTTTGCGGGCGGCCCGGGGTACCCGGGTGGTCAGCCGGGTCTTCCCGGCCAGGTGCCGGCCGGTGTTCCCGGTCAGGGGCAGCCGAATCCGTACGCCCAGCAGGCACCGGGCTATCCGCCGCCCGCGCAAGGCCACCCGTACGGGGGACCCGAGCCGTACGGTGCGCCTCACCCGTACGGGCAACAGCCCGCCGCGCCGATGCCGCCCGCGGCTCCCGCCGCCCCCGCCGCCCAGCCCACGCCGCACCACGAGGACGCCCGATGA
- a CDS encoding ABC transporter permease: MLQAQAPAQAQAPVQAPAPPQAQAPAQPQQPQNQPQQPPAQPHPQQSFAGAGGYVSSIPVRPTHLGHALLSEWTKIRSVRSTMWTLGVMVLLTVGIGLLTGAVIAGHSDSLGPESPLNYGTFGMMMGLIPLITLGVLVISSEYSTGMIRTTLTASPARARVLTAKAIVFFALSFVVTLVTTTVVAVAQYSMLSDMAKSAPTGAEWFKATVGVSLFTAMIGLLALAVGALLRHSAGAITLMVGVYLLPLVLAIFMQAESLKDIQTWLLEYALPSQLNVMYDVALTSSGPSGWEPLWIVTGLAAVTLGSAYAVIHKRDV, from the coding sequence ATGCTCCAGGCCCAGGCGCCCGCCCAGGCCCAGGCGCCCGTCCAGGCACCGGCACCGCCCCAGGCCCAGGCACCGGCCCAGCCCCAGCAGCCCCAGAACCAGCCGCAGCAGCCGCCGGCCCAGCCGCACCCCCAGCAGTCGTTCGCCGGTGCGGGCGGCTACGTCTCGTCCATCCCCGTGCGCCCCACCCACCTCGGCCATGCGCTGCTCTCCGAGTGGACGAAGATCCGCTCGGTGCGCTCGACGATGTGGACACTGGGCGTGATGGTCCTGCTGACCGTGGGCATCGGTCTGCTGACGGGCGCGGTCATCGCCGGGCACAGCGACTCGCTCGGCCCCGAGTCACCGCTGAACTACGGCACCTTCGGCATGATGATGGGCCTGATCCCCCTGATCACGCTGGGCGTGCTGGTGATCTCCTCCGAGTACAGCACCGGAATGATCCGCACGACCCTCACGGCGAGCCCGGCCCGCGCCCGGGTCCTGACCGCCAAGGCGATCGTCTTCTTCGCCCTGAGCTTCGTCGTCACCCTGGTGACCACGACCGTGGTGGCCGTCGCGCAGTACTCCATGCTCAGCGACATGGCCAAGAGCGCACCGACCGGCGCGGAATGGTTCAAGGCCACGGTGGGTGTGAGCCTCTTCACCGCCATGATCGGGCTGCTCGCGCTGGCCGTCGGTGCCCTGCTGCGCCACTCCGCGGGCGCGATCACCCTCATGGTCGGCGTCTACCTGCTGCCGTTGGTGCTGGCGATCTTCATGCAGGCGGAGAGCCTCAAGGACATCCAGACCTGGCTGCTGGAGTACGCGCTGCCCAGCCAGCTCAACGTGATGTACGACGTCGCCCTGACCTCGTCCGGCCCGTCCGGCTGGGAGCCCCTGTGGATCGTCACGGGCCTCGCGGCCGTCACCCTCGGGTCCGCCTACGCGGTCATCCACAAGCGCGACGTCTGA
- a CDS encoding LLM class flavin-dependent oxidoreductase, translating into MRVGAFILAAQFPGQGQGEALHRAVRSAEVAEEAGLDDVWLAEHHFVPYGVCPNAVTLAALLLGRTRRIGVGTAVSVLPTQHPVALGEQAALLHLTSDGRFTLGVGRGGPWIDLEVFGSGLAAYDHGFPESLDLLMRWLREPRVGAQGERYAFREVAVVPRPAEALTDPDGSGPPGPPVVVACTSASSVRTAAERGLPMLLGMHCGDEEKAEMVALWRSAALEAGRDGDEVAAAAHVSAGVVQIADDRQAAAETLMKAMPGWLQQGLGAHVTVDGRYRAMRDPLAYTELLCGLHPVGPPQLCADRLAATSERTGITRFALLVEGSGDLAATEENVRRLGTEVLPQLG; encoded by the coding sequence ATGCGCGTTGGGGCTTTCATCCTGGCCGCTCAATTCCCCGGTCAGGGACAGGGGGAAGCACTGCACCGCGCGGTGCGCTCCGCGGAGGTCGCGGAGGAGGCCGGACTCGACGATGTCTGGCTCGCGGAACACCACTTCGTACCGTACGGCGTCTGCCCGAATGCGGTGACGCTGGCCGCGCTGCTGCTGGGGCGGACCCGCCGGATCGGTGTCGGGACAGCGGTGAGCGTGCTGCCGACCCAGCATCCGGTAGCGCTCGGTGAGCAGGCGGCGTTGCTGCACCTCACCTCCGACGGCCGGTTCACGCTCGGCGTCGGCCGGGGCGGGCCCTGGATCGATCTGGAGGTCTTCGGCTCCGGGCTCGCCGCCTACGACCACGGCTTCCCGGAGTCACTCGATCTGCTGATGCGCTGGCTGCGGGAACCCCGGGTCGGCGCGCAGGGCGAGCGCTATGCGTTCCGGGAGGTGGCGGTGGTGCCCCGGCCGGCCGAGGCACTGACCGATCCGGACGGATCCGGCCCGCCGGGCCCGCCGGTGGTGGTGGCCTGCACCTCCGCCTCGTCGGTCCGGACTGCCGCCGAGCGCGGACTCCCGATGCTGCTGGGGATGCACTGCGGCGACGAGGAGAAGGCGGAGATGGTCGCGCTGTGGCGGTCGGCCGCCCTGGAGGCCGGCCGGGACGGCGACGAGGTGGCCGCGGCCGCGCACGTCTCGGCAGGCGTGGTGCAGATCGCCGACGACCGCCAGGCGGCGGCGGAGACCCTCATGAAGGCGATGCCCGGCTGGCTGCAGCAGGGCCTGGGGGCGCATGTGACGGTCGACGGCCGCTATCGCGCGATGCGTGATCCGCTGGCCTATACGGAGCTGCTGTGCGGGCTGCATCCCGTCGGCCCGCCGCAGCTGTGCGCCGACCGGCTGGCGGCGACCTCGGAGCGTACGGGCATCACACGGTTCGCGCTGCTCGTCGAGGGCTCCGGCGACCTCGCGGCGACGGAGGAGAACGTACGCCGACTGGGCACGGAGGTCCTGCCCCAGCTGGGGTGA
- a CDS encoding SCO5389 family protein, producing the protein MSLDVSPALLEQAERGEVDEAAFVDCVRTSLPFAWGMISSLVAQLKVDGGEFADNQTPPPDEQARGQLLRALASDAIRGSLERHFGVRLAFQNCHRVAVFPLDPAVDDRLARFTSIRGQLLNQSPELRDC; encoded by the coding sequence ATGTCGCTCGACGTCTCACCGGCCCTCCTCGAACAGGCCGAGCGAGGCGAGGTCGACGAAGCCGCATTTGTCGACTGCGTCCGGACCTCCCTGCCCTTCGCATGGGGGATGATCAGCTCTCTGGTGGCCCAGCTGAAGGTGGACGGCGGAGAGTTCGCCGACAATCAGACGCCGCCGCCGGACGAGCAGGCGCGCGGCCAGCTGCTGCGCGCGCTGGCGAGTGACGCCATCCGTGGTTCGCTCGAGCGCCACTTCGGTGTGCGGCTCGCTTTTCAGAACTGCCACCGGGTCGCGGTCTTCCCGCTCGACCCGGCGGTGGACGACCGTCTGGCCCGCTTCACGTCCATCCGCGGTCAGCTGCTGAACCAGTCGCCCGAACTCCGCGACTGCTGA